Proteins encoded by one window of Dietzia sp. B32:
- the pgeF gene encoding peptidoglycan editing factor PgeF, producing the protein MTADGTGRVRRVVTDRRGGASTGDFDSFNLGDHVGDSPAAVAANRARLARRLGLPAANVVWMDQVHGTRIARVTRPTGGPVPATDGLVTDRPGLALAVLTADCVPVLAADSEAGVIGAVHAGRVGAVGGIVPALIGAMTSLGARAERITVLLGPAAAGEHYELPPEMVGEVEAALPGSRARTLAGTAGVDLRRGLTRQLAGLGVTRVDSDPRCTIAEDSLFSYRRQGRTGRQASVIWRQG; encoded by the coding sequence GTGACCGCCGACGGTACGGGGCGCGTCCGCCGGGTGGTCACCGACCGCCGCGGCGGCGCGTCGACCGGAGACTTCGACTCGTTCAACCTCGGTGACCACGTCGGGGACTCCCCGGCGGCGGTCGCCGCCAACAGGGCGCGCCTGGCCCGCCGGCTCGGCCTGCCCGCGGCCAACGTCGTGTGGATGGACCAGGTCCACGGCACCCGGATCGCCCGCGTCACCCGGCCCACGGGCGGGCCGGTCCCGGCCACCGACGGCCTGGTGACCGACCGGCCGGGCCTGGCGCTGGCGGTGCTCACCGCCGACTGCGTGCCGGTCCTGGCCGCGGACTCCGAGGCCGGGGTGATCGGGGCCGTGCACGCGGGCCGGGTCGGCGCGGTCGGCGGGATCGTCCCCGCGCTCATCGGCGCCATGACCTCGCTGGGCGCCCGCGCGGAACGCATCACCGTGCTCCTCGGGCCGGCCGCGGCGGGGGAGCACTACGAGCTGCCCCCGGAGATGGTGGGCGAGGTCGAGGCCGCCCTCCCCGGCAGTCGCGCCCGGACCCTCGCCGGCACCGCCGGGGTGGACCTGCGCAGGGGCCTCACCCGCCAGCTCGCCGGGCTCGGCGTCACCCGCGTCGATTCCGACCCGCGATGCACGATCGCCGAGGACTCCCTGTTCTCCTATCGTCGACAGGGACGGACCGGGCGCCAGGCCAGCGTGATCTGGCGGCAGGGGTAA
- a CDS encoding YggS family pyridoxal phosphate-dependent enzyme, whose translation MTDPRAEELATRLAETRQRLDAARAAAGRTDEVDLVVVTKYHPVTDVLRLARLGVRDVGENRVQEAAAKVADLAAADAALAAAVRWNMVGHIQSNKAAAVAGWADRVHSVDSVKVANGLQKGRARAAGEREGVTPLPVLLQLSLDGDTSRGGVTREDLPALADHVAGLDHLRLAGLMVVPPLEGDAGAHFADAAAVAEALRREHPGAAEFSAGMSGDIEEAIAAGSTCVRVGTAILGPRPVV comes from the coding sequence ATGACCGATCCCAGGGCCGAGGAACTCGCCACCCGACTGGCCGAGACCCGGCAGCGTCTGGACGCGGCCCGGGCGGCCGCGGGACGGACCGACGAGGTCGACCTCGTCGTCGTCACCAAATACCACCCGGTCACCGACGTCCTCCGGCTCGCCCGCCTCGGGGTGCGCGACGTCGGTGAGAACCGCGTCCAGGAGGCCGCCGCGAAGGTCGCCGACCTGGCCGCCGCCGACGCCGCGCTGGCCGCGGCCGTGCGCTGGAACATGGTCGGGCACATCCAGTCCAACAAGGCCGCCGCGGTGGCCGGGTGGGCCGACCGGGTGCACTCCGTGGACTCGGTCAAGGTCGCGAACGGCCTCCAGAAGGGCCGGGCCCGCGCGGCCGGCGAGCGCGAGGGCGTCACGCCCCTGCCCGTCCTGCTCCAGCTGAGCCTGGACGGTGACACCTCGCGCGGCGGGGTGACCCGTGAGGATCTGCCCGCCCTCGCCGACCACGTGGCGGGGTTGGACCACCTGCGCCTCGCCGGGCTCATGGTGGTCCCCCCGCTCGAGGGCGACGCGGGCGCCCATTTCGCCGATGCCGCCGCGGTGGCGGAAGCCCTGCGCCGGGAGCATCCTGGGGCGGCGGAGTTCTCCGCCGGGATGTCGGGGGACATCGAGGAGGCGATCGCGGCGGGTTCCACCTGCGTGCGTGTCGGAACGGCCATCCTCGGCCCCCGGCCAGTAGTTTGA
- a CDS encoding cell division protein SepF: protein MSAIARFKEYFGMAPVAAYDDEYLDDYDRPVHHDVRAPRGIHETDDLGPVVRDRRDDYGYAVDRYPEEPAPRGRLADLGPADERPAAPRRADVDEPAPRPRRYHAAEAGARATLRGVPATRGAVALAPEEDFVEDGLVTVPETVVERPRGFGDGKSLGEHFRAGRAVVLDLSTMASGDARRMVDFAAGLVFGLDGRMEKVADRERTFLLQPAGMDLTEAEVRDAVNGAFRR from the coding sequence ATGAGCGCAATCGCCCGGTTCAAGGAGTACTTCGGAATGGCGCCCGTCGCGGCGTACGACGACGAGTACCTCGACGACTACGACCGACCCGTCCACCACGACGTGCGTGCCCCCCGGGGCATCCACGAGACGGACGACCTCGGCCCGGTCGTCCGCGACCGCCGCGACGACTACGGCTACGCCGTGGACCGGTACCCGGAGGAGCCCGCCCCCCGCGGTCGCCTCGCCGATCTGGGCCCGGCCGACGAGCGCCCCGCGGCACCGCGACGCGCCGACGTCGACGAGCCCGCCCCCCGCCCGCGCCGCTACCACGCCGCCGAGGCCGGAGCGCGCGCCACCCTGCGCGGCGTGCCCGCCACCCGCGGCGCCGTCGCGCTCGCGCCCGAGGAGGACTTCGTGGAGGACGGCCTGGTGACCGTGCCCGAGACCGTCGTCGAGCGCCCCCGTGGCTTCGGTGACGGCAAGAGTCTCGGCGAGCACTTCCGCGCCGGTCGCGCCGTCGTCCTGGATCTGTCGACCATGGCCTCCGGCGACGCGCGTCGCATGGTGGACTTCGCGGCCGGCCTCGTGTTCGGCCTCGACGGCCGCATGGAGAAGGTCGCCGACCGCGAGCGCACCTTCCTCCTGCAGCCGGCCGGCATGGACCTCACCGAGGCCGAGGTCCGCGACGCCGTCAACGGCGCCTTCCGGCGCTGA
- a CDS encoding YggT family protein: MRETLLVLYIITQVFWYMLLARIVVEMIASFSRGWTPRGILAVVLEWLFTVTDPPVKALRKVIKPVRLGQISLDLSVLVLFVIIIVIQVILRGLMMSVA; this comes from the coding sequence GTGCGTGAAACCCTGCTGGTCCTCTACATCATCACCCAGGTCTTCTGGTACATGCTCCTCGCCAGGATCGTGGTCGAGATGATCGCGTCGTTCTCCCGCGGGTGGACCCCGCGCGGCATCCTCGCCGTGGTGCTGGAGTGGCTGTTCACCGTCACGGACCCGCCGGTCAAGGCGCTCCGCAAGGTGATCAAGCCCGTGCGTCTGGGGCAGATCTCCCTGGACCTGTCCGTGCTGGTGCTGTTCGTCATCATCATCGTCATCCAGGTGATCCTGCGCGGGCTGATGATGAGCGTGGCGTGA